One part of the Hydra vulgaris chromosome 01, alternate assembly HydraT2T_AEP genome encodes these proteins:
- the LOC136074010 gene encoding uncharacterized protein LOC136074010 — MLKGKVLTDIEKGQILAYHREKVPNREIARRLKRSDHVIRNFLKNPTDYATIKRKPKKSRVSEREKRRIVRLASNSSRSLKTIKSDLGLNVCKETIRKVL, encoded by the coding sequence ATGCTGAAAGGAAAGGTCCTTACCGATATTGAAAAAGGTCAAATATTGGCTTATCATCGAGAAAAAGTTCCAAATCGAGAAATTGCTAGAAGATTGAAGAGATCAGATCACGTTATCCGTAATTTCTTGAAAAATCCAACAGATTATGCAACAATCAAGAGGAAACCAAAGAAATCTAGGGTTTCAGAACGTGAAAAGCGCAGAATTGTTCGACTCGCATCAAATTCATCAAGAAGTTTGAAAACAATTAAGTCAGATTTGGGTTTAAATGTTTGCAAGGAGACGATTAGAAAAGTTCTTTAA
- the LOC136074011 gene encoding uncharacterized protein LOC136074011 has protein sequence MNKDMDAIKNPTIRKRIEQGIIKAIISSKAKFGLGIETKTTQKNYQQSVKKLNVGIEQVKIKCSSTFQLNSTRKYIDVLDEMVNKYNNTKHSLIKITAVVASDKMNENIVWLNLNVNARSEYVKPKFSIGDRVRITKKKGTFEKGYTPKWNEEVLTVSQTLFSDPPTYKITDDNDEELQGTFYEQEMQKTDQNIFRIKKVIRKLKNKSLVKWYGYPESFNSWVDNKELISVKNL, from the exons ATGAACAAAGATATGGATGCCATAAAAAATCCGACAATACGTAAAAGAATTGAACAAGGTATTATAAAAGCTATTATATCATCTAAAGCAAAGTTTGGATTGGGTATTGAAACTAAAACTACTCAAAAAAACTACCAACAATCAGTAAAAAAG TTGAACGTTGGAATAGAACAAGTAAAGATAAAATGTTCAAGTACTTTTCAGCTAAATTCTACTAGAAAATATATTGACGTCttagatgaaatggtaaataaatacaacaacacaaagcattctttaattaaaataacagcAGTTGTAGCAAGcgataaaatgaatgaaaatattgtttGGTTAAATCTAAATGTAAACGCACGATCAGAGTATGTAAAACCAAAGTTTTCAATTGGTGATAGAGTTaggataactaaaaaaaagggAACGTTTGAAAAAGGATACACTCCGAAATGGAATGAAGAGGTTTTGACTGTTTCACAGACTCTGTTCTCAGATCCACCAACGTATAAAATAACTGACGATAATGATGAAGAATTACAAGgcactttttatgaacaagaaatgcaaaaaactgATCAAAACATATTTAggattaaaaaagttattcgtaaacttaaaaacaaatcattagtaaagtggtatgggtatCCTGAGTCGTTCAACTCATGGGTTGATAATAAAGAATTGATAAGTGTGAAAAATTTGTAA